In Brienomyrus brachyistius isolate T26 chromosome 19, BBRACH_0.4, whole genome shotgun sequence, one DNA window encodes the following:
- the LOC125715138 gene encoding breast cancer metastasis-suppressor 1-like protein-A — MPVHSREKKESNHEEMEVDYPEQEASSSDEEDTESSSVSEDGDSSEMDDEDCERRRMECLDEMTNLEKQFTDLKDQLYKERLSQVDIKLQEVIAGNAAEYLEPLANLQENMQIRTKVAGIYRELCLESVKNKYDCEIQAAFQHWESEKLLLFDTVQSELEEKIRRLEEDRHSIDITSELWNDGLQSRKNKKKDPFSPDKKKKPVVVSGPYIVYMLQDLDILEDWTAIRKATASLGPHRVKTDVPAKNEKHQHSVRSEDGRLFYDGEWYSRGQAICIDRKDEYPTSAVITTINHDEVWFKRLDGSKSKLYISQLQKGKYTIKHS, encoded by the exons ATGCCGGTGCACTCCCGAGAAAAGAAAGAGAGCAACCACGAAGAAATGGAGGTGGACTACCCAGAGCAGGAGGCGAGCAGCTCGGACGAGGAGGACACGGAAAGCTCGTCGGTTTCTGAAGATGGGGACAGCTCAG AGATGGACGATGAAGATTGCGAGAGGAGGAGAATGGAATGCTTAGACGAAATGACAAACCTAGAGAAGCAGTTCACAGATTTGAAAGACCA GCTTTACAAGGAAAGACTAAGTCAGGTAGACATCAAGCTGCAGGAGGTCATTGCTGGCAATGCCGCAGAGTACCTTGAACCCCTCGCCAACCtgcaggagaacatgcagatcCGAACCAAAGTAGCAG GGATCTATAGGGAGCTCTGTTTGGAGTCGGTGAAGAACAAGTATGACTGTGAGATCCAGGCTGCCTTCCAGCACTGGGAG AGTGAGAAGCTGCTGCTGTTCGATACGGTGCAGAGCGAGCTGGAGGAGAAGATTCGAAGACTGGAGGAAGACCGTCACAGCATAGACATTACCTCAG AACTGTGGAATGACGGACTGCAGTCTAGGAAAAACAAGAAGAAAGACCCCTTCAGCCCAGACAAGAAGAAGAAACCAGTGGTTGTTTCAG GACCCTACATTGTTTACATGCTGCAAGATCTGGACATTCTTGAAGACTGGACCGCTATCAGAAAG GCAACTGCTAGCTTGGGGCCTCACAGAGTGAAGACAGACG TCCCTGCCAAAAACGAGAAGCACCAGCACAGCGTGCGGTCCGAAGACGGGCGCCTTTTTTACGACGGCGAGTGGTACAGCCGGGGCCAGGCAATATGCATCGATCGGAAGGACGAGTACCCCACCAG CGCTGTCATCACGACGATCAACCACGACGAGGTCTGGTTCAAGAGACTTGACGGCAGCAAGTCGAAGCTCTACATCTCTCAGCTGCAGAAAGGCAAATACACTATCAAGCACTCTTAG